The Thermococcus sp. M39 genome window below encodes:
- a CDS encoding CpaF family protein produces MEDKKKKRSGLSWIEEILSKDAAPLDNIFGEKEREEKYKPPETRFPFSGGGGLEDILGKKPPKEEKTKTPLPFLREDKGSVKLEDILGGPGEKPTPSIPLKAEKTEAPLTLQDILGSAQRKSPIPTYVGEVKVLDAYGNVRILKVKGEPVPIYEIRLPELSKEEERLLKMVRDRAVVEIQIDPESIPNIEERRRIFLKAVRNMVREMAPDLSEGRIEILAELVVQNMIGYGKLDPLVRDDNLEEIMVIGTNKPVYVWHRRFNMCKTNIVFKDDREILNIIERIAREVGRRIDQQSPLLDARLPDGSRVNATIPPISLDGPTITIRKFKKDPLTIIDLIKYGTLNTDVAALLWIFVDGLGVKPANILVAGGTGSGKTTTLNSLAMFIPPSERVISIEDTAELQLPIEHWVRLETRPPNVEGKGEITMDDLVKNTLRMRPDRIIVGEVRGPEARTMFTAMNTGHDGCMGTIHSNSARETIVRLESPPMNVPRIMIPALDIIIMQIRFHSRKKGTIRRITEIAEVSGMEGESIQLNKLYKYDPAKDELIDTGVPSRFMNILAQHTGLSLLELEAEKEKRKIILEWMIEKGIRSIEEVGHYIRQFYIDSEELLKRIERESTSTELAKKVKSFI; encoded by the coding sequence TTGGAAGACAAAAAGAAGAAGCGTTCAGGTTTATCTTGGATAGAAGAAATCCTAAGTAAAGATGCCGCTCCCTTAGATAATATTTTTGGGGAAAAGGAGAGGGAGGAAAAATACAAGCCTCCTGAAACAAGATTTCCCTTTAGTGGTGGGGGTGGATTAGAGGATATTCTCGGCAAAAAGCCACCAAAAGAGGAAAAAACAAAAACTCCTCTCCCCTTCCTTAGGGAGGACAAAGGTAGTGTCAAGTTAGAAGATATATTAGGGGGCCCAGGAGAAAAACCAACGCCTTCCATTCCACTGAAGGCGGAGAAAACAGAAGCTCCCCTCACTCTCCAGGACATTTTGGGCTCTGCTCAGAGAAAATCTCCAATCCCAACGTATGTTGGAGAGGTTAAGGTTCTCGATGCTTATGGAAATGTTCGTATTCTTAAAGTTAAGGGTGAGCCTGTCCCAATATATGAAATCAGACTTCCTGAACTCAGCAAAGAAGAAGAAAGGCTCCTCAAGATGGTAAGAGATAGGGCAGTTGTTGAGATCCAGATCGACCCGGAGAGCATACCCAACATAGAAGAGAGGCGCAGGATCTTTCTTAAAGCTGTGAGAAATATGGTTAGAGAGATGGCACCCGACTTGTCTGAGGGAAGAATTGAAATTCTCGCTGAGCTTGTTGTCCAAAACATGATAGGATATGGTAAGCTTGATCCTCTAGTGAGAGATGATAATCTTGAGGAGATAATGGTTATTGGAACTAACAAGCCAGTTTATGTGTGGCATAGAAGATTCAACATGTGTAAAACAAACATTGTATTTAAAGATGATAGAGAGATTTTAAACATAATTGAACGTATTGCGAGAGAAGTGGGAAGGAGAATTGATCAACAAAGCCCGCTTTTAGATGCTCGTTTGCCTGATGGAAGCAGAGTAAATGCTACTATCCCACCAATCAGCTTAGATGGTCCAACAATTACAATTAGAAAGTTCAAGAAGGATCCTCTCACTATAATTGATCTCATAAAGTACGGTACACTCAATACTGATGTTGCAGCTTTACTGTGGATATTTGTTGATGGTCTTGGAGTTAAGCCTGCAAACATCCTCGTTGCTGGTGGTACTGGTTCGGGTAAAACCACAACGTTGAATTCTCTTGCAATGTTTATTCCACCAAGTGAGAGAGTTATCAGCATTGAGGATACAGCTGAGCTTCAGTTGCCAATCGAGCATTGGGTTAGATTGGAAACAAGACCGCCGAATGTTGAAGGAAAAGGAGAAATTACAATGGATGATCTTGTTAAGAACACTTTGAGAATGCGTCCAGATAGAATCATCGTCGGTGAGGTTAGAGGGCCTGAGGCAAGGACAATGTTTACTGCTATGAATACGGGACACGATGGGTGTATGGGAACAATACACTCCAACTCGGCAAGAGAAACGATTGTCAGACTTGAGAGTCCTCCAATGAATGTTCCAAGGATTATGATCCCAGCATTGGACATAATCATTATGCAGATCAGGTTCCACAGTAGAAAAAAGGGAACAATAAGGAGAATAACTGAAATTGCTGAAGTCTCTGGAATGGAAGGTGAAAGCATCCAGCTCAATAAGTTGTATAAGTATGATCCTGCTAAAGATGAATTGATCGACACAGGAGTCCCGAGTAGGTTTATGAATATTTTGGCTCAGCACACTGGATTGAGCCTTCTTGAGCTAGAAGCTGAAAAGGAGAAGAGGAAGATCATTCTGGAATGGATGATAGAGAAAGGAATACGAAGCATTGAAGAAGTTGGACACTACATTAGACAGTTTTACATAGATTCAGAGGAGCTCCTTAAGAGAATTGAGAGAGAAAGCACATCCACTGAACTTGCCAAGAAAGTTAAGAGCTTTATTTAG
- a CDS encoding fumarylacetoacetate hydrolase family protein, whose translation MIRLPFRDGFYEVNPSKIICLGRNYAEHAKELGHEVPKEPVIFLKPPSALIGPNQTIILPRKSKEVHHEVELAVIIGKRGKNIPRERAMDYVLGYTILLDITARDLQWEAKRKGLPWTVAKGFDTFAPIGPRIVDKRELDPNDLEIGLKVNGEVRQLSRTSKMIFRIPEIIEYISSIMTLEKGDIIATGTPEGVGHLRHGDIVEAWIEGIGVLKENVLAERSILC comes from the coding sequence ATGATCCGCTTGCCCTTTAGAGATGGCTTTTATGAAGTTAATCCGAGCAAGATAATATGCCTCGGGAGGAATTATGCCGAACACGCAAAAGAGTTGGGTCATGAAGTTCCAAAAGAGCCTGTAATTTTCTTAAAACCTCCTTCCGCTTTGATAGGGCCGAATCAAACTATAATCTTGCCACGAAAGAGCAAAGAAGTTCACCACGAAGTTGAGCTTGCCGTTATTATAGGGAAGAGGGGGAAGAACATCCCGAGAGAAAGAGCTATGGATTATGTGCTAGGCTATACAATTCTGCTTGACATCACCGCTAGAGACTTGCAGTGGGAAGCTAAGAGAAAGGGTCTCCCTTGGACAGTTGCTAAAGGCTTTGACACCTTTGCTCCTATTGGACCAAGGATTGTTGATAAGCGCGAGCTTGATCCGAACGACCTTGAGATAGGGTTGAAGGTTAACGGAGAAGTCAGGCAGCTCTCGAGGACAAGCAAGATGATTTTTAGGATTCCGGAGATAATCGAGTACATCTCAAGCATAATGACGCTTGAAAAGGGTGACATAATTGCAACGGGAACTCCAGAAGGCGTTGGGCATCTAAGGCATGGCGACATTGTGGAGGCTTGGATTGAGGGGATCGGAGTTTTAAAGGAAAATGTGTTGGCGGAGAGATCAATACTATGCTGA
- a CDS encoding type II secretion system F family protein — protein MGIGQKIAEIFEKIGEKTIEMSEKPIRRIPQGKSIQERLQLLKKMQEEVEKERKEEREREIEELVEWREKELQKPFSERFADAVLKYFRGPVESLTKLIKGLEYDLYRANIRMSKDKYVALMLGVSIIMSIFSFAIGLLLMFSIDLSVLLGLLGFIGGFLYMRNYPRIVWRNRVAEVERAMPYVLRHLASLLSAGVGIAEAILSVAKSDYGAISEEFDLIVRDMRGGASFEEALTKFEEKMASENISRVVKQILRAVKFGGNLSGILYKLAEDFSFEYRMKLIEYVQKINGLAFVYMFISVVMPTMLIVAILAASIMAKTLVIPVQGLAVILLFGFPAMAFLMVVMMKRSEPR, from the coding sequence TTGGGAATTGGTCAAAAAATAGCTGAAATCTTTGAGAAAATTGGTGAAAAAACAATTGAAATGAGTGAAAAGCCTATTCGGCGGATTCCTCAAGGAAAAAGCATTCAAGAAAGGCTTCAGCTACTCAAGAAAATGCAAGAGGAAGTTGAAAAAGAAAGAAAAGAAGAGAGAGAAAGAGAGATTGAGGAACTTGTAGAATGGAGAGAGAAAGAACTTCAAAAGCCGTTTTCTGAAAGATTTGCTGATGCCGTCCTTAAATATTTCAGAGGTCCAGTAGAATCACTCACTAAGTTAATTAAGGGTCTTGAGTATGATCTCTATAGGGCAAACATTCGTATGAGTAAAGATAAGTATGTTGCCCTTATGCTTGGAGTTTCGATTATTATGAGTATTTTCTCATTTGCAATTGGGCTCCTCTTAATGTTTTCTATAGATCTCTCTGTACTGCTGGGACTTCTTGGGTTCATTGGAGGCTTTCTTTACATGAGAAACTATCCGAGGATTGTGTGGAGAAACAGGGTTGCTGAAGTTGAAAGAGCAATGCCATATGTTCTGAGACATTTAGCTTCCCTGTTAAGTGCTGGTGTTGGTATTGCAGAGGCAATATTATCTGTTGCAAAGTCAGACTATGGTGCAATTTCGGAAGAGTTTGATCTTATAGTCAGGGACATGCGTGGTGGGGCATCTTTTGAAGAGGCGTTAACGAAATTTGAGGAGAAAATGGCATCAGAAAATATAAGCAGGGTAGTAAAGCAGATTTTGAGAGCTGTAAAATTCGGAGGTAACTTGTCTGGAATACTCTACAAGCTTGCTGAGGACTTTTCATTTGAATATAGAATGAAGCTTATAGAGTATGTTCAGAAAATCAATGGATTGGCATTCGTTTACATGTTCATAAGCGTTGTCATGCCTACAATGCTGATAGTCGCAATACTTGCAGCATCGATAATGGCTAAAACCCTTGTCATTCCAGTTCAGGGGTTGGCAGTGATACTGCTTTTTGGCTTTCCAGCAATGGCTTTTCTAATGGTTGTGATGATGAAACGCAGTGAGCCGAGGTGA
- a CDS encoding type II secretion system F family protein, whose amino-acid sequence MSSRVTSRLVGIIERILPKKILKRYDLFLYSAGISFKASEYLLISFLVAVIVGTSLFIFKTLYGILGFIGALIGAVFGYPYWRIVKRIENMEQMIPDAFFYLASSLRAGISFSEALEELTTAKFGALTEEFKKTVAEIKKGRPTVEALKAFALRNKKSPVIYRSMMIIIEALERGAPMADVLVSVGNDVREILRIKKERKASTGMQTMFFIIASGFVGPLILGVVSQVIAGLSGVEGTVILPIPAIKSILLVFVALQAIVSGMGIGVIREGKFSGGLKYSVMLAIMGVIVFNLAGSISLGI is encoded by the coding sequence ATGTCCTCTAGAGTTACTTCTCGACTTGTTGGAATTATAGAAAGAATCCTTCCGAAGAAGATATTAAAAAGATATGACTTGTTCCTCTACTCCGCAGGAATAAGCTTCAAAGCAAGCGAGTATCTGTTGATATCTTTTCTTGTCGCAGTAATTGTTGGAACCAGCTTATTTATATTCAAAACTCTCTATGGCATTCTTGGATTCATAGGAGCACTAATCGGGGCAGTCTTTGGGTACCCATATTGGAGAATTGTTAAAAGAATTGAAAACATGGAACAGATGATTCCCGATGCTTTCTTCTACTTGGCCAGCTCTCTTAGGGCTGGTATATCGTTTTCAGAGGCTCTAGAAGAACTTACTACAGCGAAGTTTGGAGCATTGACTGAAGAGTTCAAAAAAACTGTCGCCGAAATCAAAAAAGGCAGACCCACAGTGGAGGCATTAAAAGCATTTGCCTTAAGGAACAAAAAATCCCCGGTGATATATAGATCAATGATGATTATAATTGAAGCACTTGAAAGAGGAGCTCCAATGGCTGATGTCCTCGTTTCAGTTGGCAATGATGTTCGTGAAATTTTGAGAATTAAAAAGGAGAGGAAAGCTTCGACTGGAATGCAAACAATGTTTTTCATAATTGCGAGTGGCTTTGTGGGTCCTCTAATTCTTGGGGTTGTATCTCAAGTAATCGCTGGATTGAGTGGTGTTGAGGGAACAGTAATTCTGCCAATTCCAGCGATAAAAAGCATACTTCTAGTATTTGTTGCTCTCCAAGCAATAGTTTCGGGAATGGGAATTGGGGTAATAAGAGAAGGAAAGTTCTCTGGAGGCTTAAAATACAGTGTAATGCTGGCAATTATGGGGGTTATAGTGTTCAATTTAGCTGGTTCTATAAGTCTGGGTATTTGA
- the trm14 gene encoding tRNA (guanine(6)-N2)-methyltransferase produces the protein MRLLLTTSQGIEDLAKKEVEKLFEGKGIKVSVEEKPFGVEGRLIAEVEESFYTDEKGKKREFNPATFLNENSRLLHRVIVEIASLKFKGIESQEPEKALREIYNFVYSLPIENYVKITESFAVRPFRKGEHEFTSVDIAKTVGSAIYDRLSRYGKPKVNLDHPSVIFRAELVDDAFFLGIDTTGDSSLHKRSWRVYDHPAHLKASIANAMIELAELDGGSVIDPMCGSGTILIELALRDYEGRIIGIEKYKKHLRGARMNALAAGVLDKIEFIQGDATKLTQYVDSVNFAISNLPYGLKIGKKSLIPKLYMDFFSELSKVLEKRGVFLTTEKKAIEEAFKENGFKILHHRLVGHGGLRVHLYIIQ, from the coding sequence ATGAGGCTCTTATTGACCACTTCACAGGGAATTGAAGATTTAGCCAAAAAAGAAGTTGAAAAATTATTTGAGGGCAAAGGAATCAAAGTTAGTGTCGAGGAAAAGCCCTTTGGAGTTGAAGGCCGTTTAATTGCAGAAGTTGAGGAGAGTTTTTACACCGATGAGAAAGGCAAAAAGAGAGAATTTAATCCAGCAACTTTCCTCAACGAGAATTCCCGACTTTTGCATCGTGTAATAGTTGAGATAGCATCGTTAAAATTTAAAGGAATTGAAAGCCAAGAACCAGAGAAAGCCCTCAGAGAGATTTACAATTTCGTGTATTCTCTTCCAATTGAAAACTATGTGAAAATAACAGAAAGCTTTGCTGTGAGACCTTTCAGAAAAGGAGAGCATGAGTTTACAAGCGTTGATATTGCAAAAACAGTTGGGAGTGCAATTTATGACAGACTCAGCAGATATGGAAAGCCTAAAGTGAATTTGGACCATCCAAGCGTGATTTTTAGAGCTGAACTCGTTGATGATGCATTCTTCTTAGGAATTGACACAACTGGAGATTCTTCTTTGCACAAGAGGTCTTGGCGTGTCTATGACCATCCAGCTCATCTGAAAGCTTCAATAGCAAATGCAATGATTGAGCTTGCTGAGTTAGATGGTGGCTCCGTTATTGACCCAATGTGCGGAAGCGGGACTATATTAATCGAGCTGGCTTTGAGGGACTACGAAGGGAGAATAATAGGAATTGAGAAGTACAAGAAGCACTTAAGGGGAGCCAGAATGAATGCTTTAGCAGCTGGGGTTTTGGATAAGATTGAGTTCATTCAAGGAGATGCCACAAAGCTGACTCAATACGTTGACAGCGTTAATTTTGCCATAAGCAATTTACCCTACGGTCTAAAAATAGGTAAGAAAAGCCTAATCCCGAAGCTTTACATGGACTTCTTCTCTGAGCTGTCAAAAGTTTTAGAGAAGAGAGGAGTTTTTCTAACAACAGAAAAGAAAGCCATAGAAGAAGCATTTAAGGAAAATGGATTCAAGATTCTGCATCACCGATTAGTGGGACATGGCGGCTTAAGGGTTCATCTCTACATCATACAATAA
- a CDS encoding GTPase codes for MKQKKAWRVVREVIDEADIVVEVVDARDPIGTRNLKVERLVKESGKKLLIAMNKADLVPKEWAEEYKKKSDVPMVFISARERKGTGILRREIKKIAKELFDEGKEKVKVALVGYPNVGKSTIINVLKGKHAVGVAPIPGYTKGKQLIRLSKKIWLIDSPGVVPIDDFDELVIRGGFPADKIEDPVKPALKLIKRILETRKEALTEKYDIQEFESEEQILEAIGRKKGLLRKGGEVDIEEVARYFLREWQTGKFTLFGKEEKREEEFQWAYSDILDDIERELLLDPRRILWKFREKIEPSNVKRVGIKEIEGFTVGIATGFKKCDGGIKLLEKLTGKKVIASECFGKKWKGVIAILE; via the coding sequence ATGAAGCAGAAAAAGGCATGGAGAGTAGTGAGAGAAGTAATAGATGAGGCTGATATTGTAGTTGAAGTAGTTGATGCAAGAGATCCAATTGGAACGAGAAATCTAAAGGTTGAGAGGCTAGTTAAGGAAAGCGGGAAAAAACTGCTCATAGCTATGAACAAAGCAGATTTAGTTCCTAAAGAGTGGGCTGAGGAGTATAAGAAAAAGAGTGATGTTCCAATGGTTTTTATCAGTGCAAGAGAGAGAAAGGGAACAGGAATCCTAAGAAGAGAAATCAAAAAGATAGCAAAAGAGCTGTTTGATGAAGGAAAAGAAAAAGTTAAAGTTGCATTAGTTGGCTATCCAAATGTCGGAAAGAGCACAATAATTAATGTTCTCAAGGGTAAACATGCCGTTGGTGTTGCCCCAATTCCAGGATATACCAAAGGAAAACAGCTTATAAGGCTAAGCAAGAAAATTTGGCTCATAGATTCGCCAGGAGTCGTTCCAATAGATGATTTTGATGAGCTAGTCATTAGAGGAGGCTTTCCAGCGGACAAGATTGAAGATCCAGTAAAGCCAGCGTTAAAGCTTATTAAACGTATTCTTGAGACTAGAAAAGAAGCTTTGACTGAGAAATACGATATCCAAGAGTTTGAAAGTGAAGAGCAGATTTTAGAGGCAATTGGCAGAAAGAAAGGTTTACTTAGAAAGGGAGGAGAGGTTGACATTGAGGAAGTAGCAAGGTATTTCCTCAGAGAATGGCAGACTGGAAAGTTTACTCTTTTTGGGAAGGAAGAAAAGAGAGAAGAAGAATTCCAGTGGGCATACAGTGATATCCTTGACGATATTGAACGAGAACTTTTGCTAGACCCAAGGAGAATACTCTGGAAGTTTAGAGAGAAGATTGAACCAAGCAATGTGAAAAGAGTTGGGATTAAGGAAATTGAAGGCTTTACTGTGGGTATAGCAACAGGGTTTAAGAAGTGCGATGGTGGGATTAAGCTTTTGGAAAAGCTAACTGGAAAGAAAGTCATAGCGAGTGAATGCTTTGGAAAGAAGTGGAAGGGAGTTATAGCAATTTTGGAGTGA
- a CDS encoding DUF2118 family protein → MERIPKLYVESSYEECFDDEGKAKVDCIIIQGNIEVRLKKGEKIPEFIDKEKAKILKKEIYDRFHFYVDKYEHKMLCDAIIVLPDRRTEIRLYKGDELMILPVEGYVSTLIARVGNRVRKSDAFAAVTTKKGEIHYLKPPKNGVVVFIDEFTNRPHYLYYLLPED, encoded by the coding sequence ATGGAAAGGATACCAAAGTTATATGTGGAATCTTCCTATGAGGAGTGCTTTGATGACGAAGGGAAAGCTAAAGTTGACTGCATAATTATTCAAGGAAACATTGAAGTTAGGCTTAAAAAGGGAGAGAAAATTCCAGAGTTTATAGATAAAGAAAAGGCAAAAATTCTGAAGAAGGAGATTTATGATAGATTCCACTTCTATGTTGATAAATATGAACATAAGATGCTCTGCGATGCCATAATTGTTTTACCTGATAGAAGAACAGAAATTAGATTATATAAGGGCGATGAATTGATGATTCTGCCTGTTGAAGGCTATGTATCAACTTTAATTGCTAGAGTGGGCAATAGAGTGAGAAAAAGCGATGCATTTGCTGCTGTAACGACAAAAAAGGGTGAGATTCACTATTTAAAGCCGCCAAAGAATGGCGTCGTAGTCTTTATAGATGAATTCACCAACAGACCGCACTATCTCTATTATCTGCTTCCGGAGGATTAA
- a CDS encoding TIGR04076 family protein, producing the protein MEELVIRAIKIKGKCPVFKVGDKIVIEGPQVKLEETDAICTHAFASLIPYIVALRKGVKPSEIGLGKGDKAYVQCLDPGPPYTDGGTVIFEITVVRDEAEKGMESSERSNR; encoded by the coding sequence ATGGAGGAACTGGTCATAAGAGCTATAAAAATTAAAGGAAAGTGCCCAGTGTTTAAAGTTGGAGACAAAATAGTTATTGAAGGGCCACAAGTGAAGTTAGAAGAAACAGATGCAATATGCACTCATGCATTTGCTTCACTAATCCCTTATATAGTAGCACTCAGAAAAGGAGTCAAGCCGAGTGAGATTGGCCTGGGAAAAGGAGATAAAGCCTATGTGCAGTGTCTTGATCCCGGGCCGCCTTACACAGATGGAGGGACTGTGATATTTGAGATAACGGTGGTGCGAGATGAAGCAGAAAAAGGCATGGAGAGTAGTGAGAGAAGTAATAGATGA
- a CDS encoding DUF4129 domain-containing protein → MKRKGLALFSVLFLLMALIMSGQAKIEEIPKGSQNYYWIGLFFGIIVIAAGFIILQILLSWQDLPTKGRAENINWQIIVAIFAGTLILSLPLLYVVSKTQFPPMTANNTTVQGVYVVNGSYHVTYYEKYFRNPVFLGNPNTKIILYGFFGIISVALIYLSIAFYRDLSTKRRIKKLKEEVQEFDRRLKEEGISFIGDPKDIVIKLYKNAVLWLEILGIPYRESWTHWEHAERVKYKHDAYVELARLFEKAKYAPEKVTMGDAKRAYELYLTIKGEEHES, encoded by the coding sequence ATGAAACGAAAAGGCCTAGCATTGTTCTCAGTGCTGTTTCTCTTGATGGCGCTGATAATGAGCGGCCAAGCCAAAATAGAGGAGATTCCAAAAGGTTCACAAAATTATTATTGGATTGGTCTGTTTTTTGGAATTATCGTGATAGCTGCAGGCTTTATTATCCTTCAGATACTTTTGAGTTGGCAAGATTTGCCTACAAAGGGCAGAGCTGAGAACATTAATTGGCAAATAATAGTTGCAATTTTTGCTGGAACGTTGATACTTTCTTTACCCTTGCTTTATGTGGTTTCTAAAACTCAGTTCCCTCCGATGACAGCAAATAACACCACCGTGCAAGGGGTGTATGTTGTTAACGGAAGCTATCATGTAACGTATTACGAAAAATACTTTAGAAATCCAGTTTTTCTCGGAAATCCTAACACAAAAATTATTCTCTATGGATTTTTCGGCATAATATCGGTAGCTTTGATATATCTTTCGATAGCATTCTACAGAGACCTAAGTACCAAAAGAAGGATAAAGAAGCTTAAGGAGGAAGTTCAAGAGTTTGATAGAAGGCTTAAGGAAGAAGGAATTTCATTTATCGGAGATCCGAAGGATATTGTCATTAAGCTGTACAAAAACGCTGTGTTATGGCTTGAAATTTTGGGGATTCCCTACAGGGAAAGCTGGACTCACTGGGAGCATGCAGAGAGAGTAAAATATAAGCATGATGCATATGTTGAACTTGCACGGCTTTTTGAAAAAGCCAAGTATGCTCCAGAAAAAGTGACAATGGGAGATGCTAAAAGAGCTTATGAGCTTTACCTAACAATTAAGGGTGAGGAGCATGAGAGTTAG
- a CDS encoding DUF515 domain-containing protein, giving the protein MSEDIEAKIRRLRELGKATIEQEQPAKPVKPPVTRPPRRVSKIGSLRERERKRRIMIGAAIVIIILLAISVAVYTYYQNRAVRELEQAKQQKIAEVNRYFTGELANDTAKFELIKEIQAARSIEELNKIDVKKVYEERLAELQRKKEEEARKKAIEELNKAKAQQISVIEQAFEPLLAQPLPEDLKNEAIQKLNQLKQEVESAQSKDQVLAVDPVPYLLDLWKKYYYYLIDSIPTQKVILKRGEEKRIYTKVEAKYVVSKITNLNEILQYTVEKAEMVQIALVLTRDSINGAFLSPGDKIKIYARNGTKGKYIKIADEGYVDLILLPTTAGQISLSESQSEGSTVSTSSTTSYSESHSTSYTPGDTTITTAQDATDQYSTAQSSSDSSSAYYNYNVNLAEVLKAIAAGKIQAPDDVKEQLSKYGWKILDLEKDSGMLVLDPTAKFLVIIEVPAEFVTDILNYKDMIYIARITG; this is encoded by the coding sequence GTGTCAGAAGATATTGAAGCAAAAATTAGAAGGTTGAGAGAATTAGGAAAAGCAACTATTGAGCAAGAACAACCCGCTAAACCTGTTAAGCCTCCTGTAACAAGACCTCCTAGGAGAGTTTCTAAAATTGGAAGTCTGAGAGAAAGGGAAAGAAAAAGGAGAATAATGATTGGAGCCGCAATTGTAATTATAATTCTCTTGGCAATTTCAGTTGCTGTTTATACTTATTATCAAAACAGGGCTGTTAGAGAGCTTGAACAGGCAAAGCAGCAGAAAATTGCGGAGGTTAATAGATACTTCACAGGGGAACTTGCTAATGATACTGCCAAATTTGAACTGATTAAAGAAATTCAAGCTGCTAGGAGCATAGAAGAACTTAACAAAATTGATGTGAAGAAAGTCTATGAAGAGCGTTTGGCTGAACTGCAGAGGAAAAAGGAAGAAGAAGCTAGGAAAAAGGCCATTGAGGAACTTAATAAAGCTAAGGCTCAACAAATATCAGTAATTGAACAGGCATTTGAACCCTTGTTGGCCCAGCCTCTTCCGGAAGATTTGAAAAATGAAGCAATTCAGAAGCTAAATCAGCTCAAGCAAGAAGTTGAGAGTGCTCAAAGTAAAGACCAAGTACTTGCGGTTGATCCCGTTCCCTATCTATTGGACTTATGGAAAAAGTATTACTACTACTTAATTGATTCTATTCCGACTCAAAAGGTTATTCTAAAGAGGGGAGAAGAAAAGAGGATATATACAAAAGTTGAGGCCAAATACGTTGTTAGTAAAATAACGAACCTCAATGAGATTCTCCAATATACCGTTGAAAAAGCGGAAATGGTTCAGATTGCCCTCGTGCTGACTAGAGACAGCATAAACGGTGCATTCCTATCACCTGGGGACAAGATCAAAATCTATGCTAGAAACGGAACAAAAGGCAAATACATCAAAATTGCAGATGAGGGATATGTTGATTTAATACTCCTCCCAACAACTGCGGGTCAGATATCCTTGAGTGAATCCCAAAGCGAGGGAAGCACTGTTTCAACATCATCAACTACATCCTATTCAGAATCCCACTCAACAAGCTATACTCCGGGAGACACCACGATAACAACCGCTCAAGATGCAACTGATCAGTACTCCACAGCTCAGTCAAGTAGCGACAGCTCAAGTGCTTATTACAACTATAACGTCAACTTAGCTGAAGTCTTGAAAGCGATTGCAGCTGGAAAAATCCAGGCTCCAGATGATGTTAAAGAACAACTCTCTAAGTATGGGTGGAAGATCCTCGATCTTGAAAAAGACTCAGGGATGCTCGTTCTTGATCCAACGGCGAAGTTCCTTGTAATAATTGAAGTTCCGGCTGAATTCGTCACAGACATCTTAAATTACAAAGACATGATATACATTGCAAGGATCACGGGGTGA
- a CDS encoding peptidylprolyl isomerase: MKVEKGDFVVFNYIGKFEDGEVFDTSYEDIAKKAGIYVEDRKYGPIGANVGVGELIPGLDEALIGMEVGEKKTITIPPELGYGMPKEELIINVPRSDFENARIEPVQDMYIMTDSGIAKITKVGEEEVTLDFNHPLAGKTLIFEVEIVDIQKAEKTRSLETFKYPDL; encoded by the coding sequence ATGAAAGTTGAAAAAGGGGATTTTGTAGTTTTTAACTACATTGGGAAATTTGAGGATGGAGAAGTTTTCGATACAAGTTATGAGGATATCGCTAAAAAAGCTGGTATTTACGTTGAAGATCGCAAATATGGACCTATAGGCGCTAATGTTGGAGTTGGCGAGCTAATTCCCGGACTGGATGAGGCCTTAATTGGAATGGAAGTCGGGGAGAAGAAAACCATAACTATCCCCCCAGAGCTTGGATATGGAATGCCCAAAGAAGAACTCATTATCAATGTTCCTCGTTCAGATTTCGAAAACGCTAGAATAGAGCCAGTTCAAGACATGTATATTATGACAGACAGTGGAATAGCAAAGATTACAAAAGTCGGGGAAGAAGAGGTTACTTTAGATTTCAATCACCCATTAGCCGGAAAAACATTGATATTTGAAGTGGAAATAGTGGACATACAAAAGGCAGAAAAAACAAGAAGCTTAGAAACCTTCAAATACCCAGACTTATAG